The Synergistaceae bacterium genome includes a region encoding these proteins:
- the iadA gene encoding beta-aspartyl-peptidase: MITIIRNAEVYVPEHVGVKDVLLLGNKIAAVDDHISFDMKGPVDVIEIDAAGKSLVPGFIDSHVHIQGGGGEGGFSTRTPEATLTDITTAGVTTVVGCLGTDGTARDMVSLLAKARGLDEEGITTYIYTGSYRLPAKTITGDIMKDIMVVDKIIGIGEIAVSDHRSSQPTFEEFVRAVSDARVAGMLSGKAGIIDIHLGDGKRKIELIKRAVKETEIPITQFLPTHINRNQELFEECVEYAKAGGYIDFTGSDDPDFWEETDGEVRFSKGLKRLLDEGVNCDNFTISSDGQGSLPIFNEKKEYVGIGVGKSSCLIKAIKECVFRENIPLEIAIRALTSNPARILKFYTKGKIKAGMDADLCILDENIDVDTVVAKGKIMVQNKKPVVYGTFEQKK, encoded by the coding sequence ATGATCACAATAATAAGAAACGCCGAAGTTTACGTGCCTGAGCATGTGGGTGTAAAAGACGTACTGCTGCTGGGCAATAAGATAGCGGCAGTGGATGATCATATCTCCTTCGATATGAAAGGTCCCGTCGATGTAATAGAAATCGATGCGGCGGGAAAGTCACTGGTTCCGGGATTTATAGACTCCCATGTTCACATTCAGGGAGGCGGGGGAGAAGGCGGCTTTTCGACCAGAACCCCCGAAGCGACACTGACAGATATTACGACCGCGGGAGTTACAACTGTAGTGGGTTGTCTCGGAACAGACGGGACAGCACGGGATATGGTCTCTCTTCTGGCTAAGGCGAGGGGCCTGGACGAGGAAGGAATTACAACATATATATACACCGGCTCATACAGGCTTCCCGCAAAGACAATAACCGGAGATATTATGAAGGACATAATGGTCGTTGATAAAATCATCGGTATCGGGGAAATAGCCGTATCAGACCATCGATCCTCGCAGCCGACTTTCGAGGAATTCGTAAGAGCGGTCTCGGACGCACGGGTAGCCGGCATGCTTTCGGGAAAAGCCGGCATCATAGACATTCACCTGGGTGATGGTAAAAGAAAAATAGAGTTAATAAAAAGAGCTGTAAAAGAGACAGAAATACCTATTACACAGTTCTTGCCGACTCACATAAACAGGAATCAGGAGCTCTTTGAAGAATGCGTAGAATATGCCAAGGCAGGTGGCTATATCGATTTTACCGGCAGCGACGATCCTGATTTCTGGGAAGAAACCGACGGCGAAGTCCGATTCAGCAAAGGCCTTAAGAGATTATTGGATGAAGGTGTGAATTGTGACAATTTTACAATTTCATCCGATGGACAGGGCAGTTTGCCTATATTTAACGAAAAAAAAGAATATGTCGGAATTGGCGTCGGGAAATCGTCCTGTTTGATCAAAGCGATAAAAGAATGCGTTTTCCGTGAGAATATTCCACTGGAAATAGCAATCAGAGCACTAACTTCGAACCCCGCCAGAATTTTGAAATTTTACACAAAAGGGAAGATCAAAGCCGGTATGGACGCAGATTTATGCATTCTGGACGAGAACATTGATGTAGATACTGTGGTCGCAAAAGGTAAAATTATGGTTCAGAACAAAAAGCCTGTAGTATATGGCACTTTTGAACAGAAAAAATAA
- a CDS encoding cation-translocating P-type ATPase: MINGINGNKHYEGLTSEEVIERRQKHGRNQLEQAEKASLLKTVLKFFSEPVFLLLIGASLIYFALGEPRDGIIMLTFVAFMTGINLYQEWRTDKTLEALRSLSSPKVKVIRDGRESTIASDELVPGDIMLLAEGERIPADGEILFSDGFGVDESALTGESDIVWKVSAPSTETGSYWKSDHCYMGTNVIAGRAVVQVTATGPSTEYGKIGADVAKAPDRPTPLEKQTGRLVRNCSCFSFGLMLLVVCATLRNGSGFVDAALSGITIAMATIPEEFPVVLTVFLAMGAWRIAQRNALIRRIPSVETLGAVTVLCVDKTGTLTQNRMALRELIPFQEKELSELLEVAVMASETSPYDPMETAFIEKAEDEGIDVSLLQGHELVHEYPFSSEARMMGHVWAVGNDSVLAAKGSPENIFRLCMLTEAEALDIAAEQKRLSDLGCRVLAVAVNRSLGDIPEKLSDCRLDLVGLAAFMDPPRETVPAAIDACRHAGIRVAMITGDNSMTAHRIAHEVGLDSAGEKEHQIITGDELDTLDEDSLTERLKHVTIFSRILPRQKMRIVTAFKAAGEVVAMTGDGVNDASALKYADIGIAMGERGTQVAREAADIVLLNDNFTTIVDTIRDGRRIYDNIRKAMEYIIVIHIPIALSALAAPLLGLPALLLPIHVVLLELVIDPTCSIVFERQPAEPDIMERPPRPVNSSIVTKDIFIKGLIQGLVIFVAVFSAYLYTLPIEGAEHARTFFLTILVLSNLFLVYVNQSNTESAFTNKSSNFDPVPWIINFAILGGLILISSVPTLASMAKVKPLSFRDFAIAAAIAAAATFWWEIVKFLKRRTGLN; encoded by the coding sequence ATGATAAACGGAATAAACGGAAACAAACACTACGAAGGACTTACTTCCGAAGAGGTGATCGAACGCCGGCAGAAACACGGAAGGAACCAGCTTGAACAGGCAGAAAAGGCGAGCCTTCTGAAGACCGTCCTGAAATTTTTCTCAGAACCGGTTTTTCTGCTCCTGATAGGAGCCTCACTTATATATTTTGCCCTTGGAGAGCCGCGCGACGGTATTATCATGCTCACATTTGTCGCCTTTATGACGGGAATAAATCTCTATCAGGAATGGCGAACGGATAAAACTCTTGAAGCTCTGCGCAGCCTATCATCGCCAAAGGTCAAAGTTATACGGGATGGAAGGGAATCCACCATCGCTTCAGACGAACTTGTACCTGGTGATATCATGCTGCTTGCTGAAGGGGAGAGGATCCCGGCTGACGGAGAGATTCTTTTCTCTGACGGCTTTGGCGTGGACGAGTCCGCCCTGACAGGAGAGTCAGATATAGTATGGAAGGTCTCTGCCCCTTCGACGGAAACCGGATCTTACTGGAAATCGGATCACTGTTATATGGGTACAAACGTGATTGCAGGCCGTGCCGTCGTCCAAGTGACAGCTACCGGTCCATCAACGGAATATGGGAAAATAGGCGCGGACGTAGCAAAAGCTCCCGACAGGCCGACGCCGCTTGAAAAACAAACAGGCAGACTTGTACGCAATTGTTCTTGCTTCAGCTTCGGCTTGATGCTGCTGGTCGTATGCGCCACTCTGCGTAACGGCAGCGGATTCGTAGACGCCGCACTTTCCGGAATAACAATAGCGATGGCTACGATACCGGAAGAGTTTCCGGTCGTACTGACAGTATTTCTGGCCATGGGAGCATGGCGTATTGCACAGCGCAACGCCCTGATACGGCGCATACCATCAGTTGAGACACTAGGGGCTGTAACTGTTCTGTGCGTAGACAAAACAGGTACTCTGACGCAGAACAGGATGGCTCTGCGTGAGCTCATACCATTTCAAGAGAAGGAACTTTCGGAATTGCTGGAAGTTGCCGTTATGGCGTCTGAAACAAGTCCATACGACCCTATGGAGACCGCTTTTATTGAAAAAGCCGAGGACGAGGGCATAGATGTATCCCTACTTCAGGGACACGAGCTTGTGCATGAATATCCCTTCTCATCCGAGGCGCGCATGATGGGACACGTCTGGGCAGTCGGCAATGATTCAGTGCTCGCAGCAAAGGGATCGCCTGAAAATATTTTCCGGCTATGTATGCTTACAGAGGCGGAGGCACTGGATATTGCAGCTGAGCAGAAACGTCTTTCAGACCTCGGATGCCGGGTCCTTGCCGTAGCGGTCAACCGGTCGCTGGGCGACATACCCGAAAAACTTTCAGACTGCAGGCTGGATCTTGTAGGCCTGGCTGCATTTATGGATCCTCCGAGGGAAACCGTTCCTGCCGCAATCGATGCCTGCCGGCATGCCGGCATACGAGTGGCGATGATAACAGGCGACAACAGTATGACAGCGCACAGGATCGCTCACGAGGTCGGACTGGATTCCGCCGGAGAGAAAGAACATCAGATAATAACCGGAGACGAACTGGATACACTTGATGAGGACTCGCTTACAGAAAGGCTGAAGCACGTTACGATATTCTCTCGCATACTTCCAAGGCAGAAAATGCGCATAGTAACGGCGTTCAAGGCTGCAGGAGAAGTAGTGGCAATGACAGGCGACGGAGTAAACGATGCGTCGGCGCTTAAGTACGCCGACATCGGAATAGCGATGGGCGAGCGCGGAACGCAGGTCGCGCGCGAAGCCGCTGATATAGTGCTGCTCAACGACAACTTCACGACCATAGTGGACACGATCCGCGACGGGCGGCGTATCTACGACAACATCCGCAAGGCAATGGAATATATAATCGTCATCCACATACCCATTGCACTCTCGGCCCTTGCCGCGCCGCTTCTTGGCCTGCCTGCGCTGCTGCTGCCTATCCACGTGGTCCTGCTTGAACTGGTAATCGACCCAACGTGTTCAATAGTCTTTGAGCGTCAGCCTGCCGAACCTGACATAATGGAGAGACCCCCAAGACCGGTGAATTCTTCCATAGTCACCAAAGACATTTTTATCAAAGGCCTGATACAGGGACTTGTGATATTCGTGGCAGTTTTCAGCGCATACTTATATACACTGCCTATCGAAGGCGCAGAGCACGCACGCACGTTCTTCCTGACGATACTGGTGCTCTCTAACCTGTTTCTGGTCTACGTGAACCAATCCAACACTGAATCAGCATTTACAAACAAAAGCAGCAATTTCGACCCGGTACCGTGGATCATCAACTTTGCCATACTCGGAGGTCTTATACTGATATCCTCCGTCCCCACACTGGCTTCAATGGCAAAGGTCAAACCCCTGTCATTCAGGGATTTTGCTATTGCAGCGGCAATAGCAGCAGCCGCTACATTCTGGTGGGAAATTGTGAAGTTCTTGAAGCGAAGGACCGGACTGAATTGA
- the arsB gene encoding ACR3 family arsenite efflux transporter, giving the protein MSDKKNNDGLGFFGRYLTIWVALCMIVGVAIGQFIPIIPAALAKFEYAHVSIPVAVLIWLMIYPMMLKIDFSSIVNAVRMPKGLIVTCVTNWLIKPFTMYGIAAFFFLVLYGNFLSPEIAKEYLAGAVLLGAAPCTAMVFVWSHLTDGNPAYTLVQVAVNDLIILVAFTPIVAFLLGVSGIAIPWNTLLLSVVLFVVIPLTAGWLTRTSYIKQHGEEEFDRFVSKFDNITTIGLLLTLVIIFSFQGRVIIDNPMNILLIAIPLTIQTIFIFAIGYFWAKVWKLPHDIAAPAGLIGASNFFELAVAVAISLFGLHSGATLATVVGVLIEVPVMLMLVRFCNGTKSWFPAKE; this is encoded by the coding sequence ATGTCTGACAAAAAAAATAACGATGGGCTTGGCTTCTTTGGGCGGTATCTCACGATATGGGTCGCACTGTGCATGATTGTCGGTGTTGCCATCGGACAGTTTATCCCCATAATTCCTGCTGCCCTTGCGAAGTTCGAGTATGCCCATGTCTCTATTCCTGTCGCAGTCCTGATATGGCTTATGATTTATCCCATGATGCTTAAGATTGATTTTTCGAGCATTGTGAATGCGGTTAGAATGCCTAAGGGGCTTATCGTAACCTGTGTTACGAACTGGCTGATAAAACCGTTTACGATGTATGGGATAGCCGCATTCTTTTTCCTTGTCCTATACGGAAATTTTCTTTCGCCGGAAATTGCTAAGGAATATCTTGCCGGCGCCGTACTGCTCGGAGCAGCCCCCTGTACGGCTATGGTCTTTGTATGGAGTCACCTGACAGACGGCAACCCGGCCTATACGCTTGTACAGGTTGCGGTAAATGACCTGATAATATTGGTCGCGTTTACGCCGATAGTGGCGTTTCTTCTTGGCGTTTCAGGTATTGCGATCCCATGGAACACGCTGCTTCTGTCTGTGGTTTTATTTGTCGTGATCCCGCTTACGGCCGGATGGCTGACAAGAACATCCTATATAAAACAGCATGGAGAGGAAGAGTTCGACCGCTTTGTCTCAAAGTTTGACAATATAACGACGATAGGACTGCTTCTTACTCTGGTGATAATATTCTCGTTCCAGGGACGCGTGATAATCGATAATCCTATGAATATCCTCCTTATAGCGATACCATTGACTATACAGACGATATTCATCTTCGCCATAGGCTATTTCTGGGCCAAGGTGTGGAAACTTCCGCATGATATCGCGGCTCCGGCGGGCCTTATCGGAGCAAGCAACTTCTTTGAATTAGCCGTCGCGGTAGCAATATCCCTCTTCGGTCTCCACTCAGGCGCTACGCTTGCGACAGTCGTTGGAGTCCTTATTGAAGTTCCTGTCATGCTGATGCTTGTCCGCTTCTGCAACGGCACAAAAAGCTGGTTTCCGGCAAAAGAGTGA
- a CDS encoding 1-(5-phosphoribosyl)-5-[(5-phosphoribosylamino)methylideneamino] imidazole-4-carboxamide isomerase — protein sequence MILFPAIDLYGGRVVRLTEGDFARKTDYGLLPVDAAKRFLDGGCRYIHIVDLEGAELGCPCHLHILEQIRGLGMFVQYGGGLRSETCVRDALSSGADRVMIGSLLFMDPDMPKKIISEFGKAVMPAIDVRGRRVVHSGWLEETGLSPDEVIKSMHGIGFSVFLVTDTGRDGLMGGTSAEFYKPFLGKGYDIVAAGGITTAKDISALALAGVSGAVVGKSLYEGGIRLADALEAAKCRRGQNG from the coding sequence GTGATACTTTTCCCTGCGATAGACCTCTACGGAGGGCGCGTCGTCAGGCTTACGGAGGGAGACTTTGCGAGAAAAACAGATTACGGCCTCCTGCCTGTTGACGCTGCTAAACGTTTTCTCGATGGAGGCTGCAGATATATACATATCGTCGATCTTGAAGGGGCGGAGCTTGGCTGCCCCTGTCATCTGCATATACTTGAACAGATAAGGGGTCTTGGGATGTTCGTACAGTATGGCGGAGGCCTGCGTTCTGAGACCTGCGTGAGGGATGCCCTCTCTTCAGGCGCAGACAGGGTTATGATAGGAAGCCTGCTATTTATGGACCCTGACATGCCGAAAAAGATAATCAGCGAATTTGGCAAGGCAGTCATGCCTGCAATAGACGTGAGAGGCCGCAGGGTCGTGCATTCCGGTTGGCTTGAGGAAACAGGACTCTCTCCGGATGAAGTGATAAAAAGCATGCACGGGATCGGATTCAGTGTATTTCTTGTGACTGATACTGGGCGGGACGGCCTTATGGGCGGAACAAGCGCAGAGTTCTACAAGCCGTTTCTCGGCAAAGGGTACGATATCGTAGCCGCCGGCGGCATAACGACGGCGAAAGATATTTCTGCGCTTGCATTGGCAGGCGTCAGCGGCGCAGTTGTCGGGAAAAGCCTATATGAAGGCGGCATTAGACTTGCGGATGCGTTGGAAGCTGCAAAATGCCGGAGGGGACAAAATGGCTGA
- the hisIE gene encoding bifunctional phosphoribosyl-AMP cyclohydrolase/phosphoribosyl-ATP diphosphatase HisIE, whose protein sequence is MAEISMELIKFDKNGLVPVVVQDSVSAEVLMTGWANEDSLRMTSACGELVLWSRSRQEIWHKGETSGNVMHVLELRIDCDGDTLLAIVRPDGPACHTGERTCFYRTLWGTEDSTEATFLGRLWYYLNRRKNESPEESYTSRLLSQGRSRVAQKVGEEGVETAIAAATGDKDGFRYEAADLLYHLLVACISAGVPFNDVLKELESRHRKQGAG, encoded by the coding sequence ATGGCTGAAATAAGCATGGAACTTATAAAATTTGATAAAAACGGTCTGGTTCCAGTTGTAGTTCAGGATTCAGTAAGCGCGGAAGTCCTGATGACTGGATGGGCCAACGAGGATTCACTGAGAATGACCTCGGCGTGCGGCGAGCTTGTCCTCTGGAGCCGTTCGCGTCAGGAAATATGGCACAAGGGTGAGACGAGCGGCAATGTCATGCATGTCCTTGAGCTGCGCATAGACTGCGACGGAGACACTCTGCTTGCGATCGTCAGGCCTGACGGCCCCGCATGCCACACCGGAGAACGTACTTGTTTTTACCGAACGCTCTGGGGCACGGAGGATTCTACAGAGGCCACCTTCCTTGGACGCCTTTGGTACTACCTGAACAGGCGCAAAAACGAAAGTCCCGAAGAGAGTTACACTTCCAGGCTTCTCTCACAGGGCAGGTCACGAGTCGCTCAGAAGGTCGGCGAAGAGGGAGTGGAGACAGCCATTGCCGCGGCGACGGGGGATAAAGACGGGTTTCGCTATGAGGCTGCGGATCTGCTTTACCATCTGCTTGTAGCCTGTATCTCTGCAGGTGTGCCGTTTAACGATGTTTTGAAAGAACTTGAGTCAAGGCACAGGAAGCAAGGTGCGGGATGA
- the hisF gene encoding imidazole glycerol phosphate synthase subunit HisF has product MFAQRIIPCLDIKDGRVVKGVNFVDLQDAGDPVECAMAYQEAGADEIVFLDITATSDSRDTVADLVRRVASKVFIPITVGGGIRTVEDIRSMLRAGADKVSVNSAAVKDPSLIKEGAEAFGSQCVVVAIDAKRKGDGYWEVYTSGGRHPEHMDAVGWAMKAESLGAGEVLLTSMDKDGTKSGYDLDLTAAISSRVNIPVIASGGAGTYEHFYDAFTLGRADAVLAASLFHYNEISIPELKKYLHKRGVSVRM; this is encoded by the coding sequence ATGTTTGCACAGAGAATAATACCATGCCTTGATATAAAAGATGGAAGGGTAGTAAAAGGCGTCAACTTTGTCGACCTGCAGGACGCGGGAGATCCCGTGGAATGCGCTATGGCTTATCAGGAGGCTGGCGCTGATGAGATAGTATTTCTGGATATCACAGCCACAAGCGATTCACGCGATACGGTCGCCGACCTTGTCCGACGTGTAGCGTCAAAAGTATTCATCCCAATAACAGTAGGCGGGGGCATTCGCACCGTGGAGGACATCAGATCTATGCTCAGGGCCGGAGCGGATAAGGTATCCGTGAACTCTGCAGCTGTAAAGGATCCATCTCTGATAAAAGAGGGTGCAGAGGCATTCGGAAGTCAGTGCGTTGTAGTTGCGATAGACGCAAAGCGCAAGGGTGACGGATACTGGGAAGTCTACACTTCAGGAGGACGTCATCCCGAACATATGGATGCGGTAGGCTGGGCAATGAAGGCAGAAAGCCTTGGCGCCGGAGAGGTACTCCTTACCAGCATGGACAAAGACGGGACAAAATCAGGCTATGACCTGGACCTCACCGCTGCTATAAGCTCAAGGGTCAACATTCCTGTAATAGCTTCCGGTGGGGCTGGCACATACGAACACTTCTATGATGCGTTCACCTTGGGCCGGGCAGATGCGGTCCTTGCCGCGTCTCTGTTTCACTACAATGAAATTTCCATACCAGAGCTGAAGAAATATCTGCACAAAAGAGGTGTGTCCGTGCGCATGTAA
- the hisG gene encoding ATP phosphoribosyltransferase, whose amino-acid sequence MLTFALPTGRSLQSCIEILEGAGLPVAKLKNPGRNLVIEDGSFRYLLSKPSDVPVMAHYGAADLAISGSDVIGEAGISLVELLDTGRGKCFMAVAAPPEFAAKFSGSTCGLMGLKVATRYVRVAGKTFDSWGVQIKILKLNGSVELAPALGLSDCIFDIVQTGSTLRANGLTVIKKTESVSLRLVAGPGAVQLRWRSMFGVVNAIENYVKGVVK is encoded by the coding sequence ATGCTGACCTTTGCACTGCCCACGGGCCGCTCGCTTCAAAGCTGCATAGAGATACTTGAAGGCGCGGGACTTCCGGTGGCAAAACTTAAAAATCCGGGGCGCAACCTTGTGATAGAGGACGGCAGCTTCCGTTATCTTCTCTCTAAACCGTCAGATGTGCCGGTAATGGCGCACTACGGCGCTGCAGATCTTGCAATTTCAGGAAGCGACGTCATCGGCGAAGCAGGCATATCCCTTGTGGAACTTCTGGATACAGGGCGCGGGAAATGCTTTATGGCGGTTGCCGCACCCCCCGAATTCGCTGCTAAGTTCAGCGGAAGCACATGCGGTCTGATGGGGCTCAAGGTTGCGACCAGATATGTTCGCGTTGCAGGAAAGACCTTTGACTCATGGGGTGTGCAGATAAAGATACTGAAGCTTAATGGTTCTGTGGAACTTGCGCCTGCCCTTGGCCTAAGCGACTGTATCTTTGATATTGTCCAGACGGGAAGCACGCTCCGCGCCAACGGCCTGACAGTGATAAAAAAGACAGAGTCCGTGTCGTTGCGCCTCGTTGCCGGGCCCGGAGCGGTGCAGCTCCGGTGGCGCTCTATGTTTGGCGTGGTGAACGCGATAGAGAACTATGTCAAAGGGGTTGTGAAATAA
- the yfcC gene encoding putative basic amino acid antiporter YfcC — MSKNNNNGLKGSKDLTKIRTPHTYAIIFFVVVFCWILTFMVPAGKFSVHDIEYKGANNEVKTRTVLMPETFRYSYNLNTQNLSSELKKLSENPDAAKATGVDQAALQEFVRTDATKWSQSDLDKIGLTDDVLYKLYGESIYDTSKKLHKTANVWGTDDFNGFGFLNYIFEGLVTGNKYGSAVGIVALILVVGGAFGIIMKTGAVESGIYAFIRKTKGLERLALPLLFFLFSLGGATFGMSEEVIPFAMIMVPFVIALGYDSIVAVTVTFVASQVGNAVSWMSPFSVAIAQGIAGIPVLSGATFRLIMWCIVTALSAGYMMIYAEKIRKNPELSVVYNSDNYFRNKIENTTEEERRFTLGHKLILLEMLAVLIWIIWGVTTKEYYIPEIASQFFVMGFAAGVTAIIFKLNNMGINEMASSFQSGVADLAGTAVVVGMAKGILLVLGGADASVASTLNTVLYSIGNLLDGVPAVVTAWCMYVFQSLFNLVVTSNSGQAALTMPIMAPLSDVVGVSRQIAVLAYQMGAGFVDAFTPVSASLIGVLGVARIDWSTWAKFQIKMQGFFFLMGTVAIIIAIAINFQ, encoded by the coding sequence ATGTCTAAAAATAACAATAACGGCTTAAAGGGCAGCAAAGACCTCACCAAAATACGCACTCCCCACACATACGCAATTATATTTTTTGTAGTGGTTTTCTGTTGGATACTGACGTTTATGGTTCCTGCAGGCAAGTTCAGCGTGCACGATATAGAGTACAAAGGAGCCAACAATGAAGTAAAAACAAGGACAGTCCTTATGCCTGAGACGTTCAGGTACAGTTATAACCTGAATACTCAGAATCTGTCTTCAGAGCTTAAAAAATTATCTGAAAATCCTGATGCTGCAAAAGCAACTGGCGTTGATCAGGCAGCACTGCAGGAGTTCGTCAGGACAGACGCAACGAAATGGAGCCAGTCTGACCTGGATAAGATTGGGTTAACTGATGATGTTCTCTATAAGCTATATGGAGAGTCTATTTACGATACGAGCAAAAAATTACATAAGACAGCAAATGTCTGGGGCACGGATGATTTCAACGGGTTTGGATTCCTGAATTATATATTTGAAGGCCTGGTTACAGGAAACAAGTACGGTTCGGCTGTAGGTATAGTGGCGCTGATCCTCGTAGTGGGCGGAGCCTTTGGGATCATCATGAAGACCGGAGCGGTTGAATCGGGCATCTATGCTTTCATAAGAAAGACAAAAGGCCTTGAAAGGCTTGCCCTGCCCCTGTTGTTTTTCCTGTTCTCCCTCGGCGGAGCGACTTTCGGCATGTCAGAAGAAGTAATTCCGTTTGCGATGATAATGGTGCCTTTTGTAATTGCACTGGGGTATGATTCAATCGTTGCCGTAACAGTCACTTTTGTCGCATCCCAGGTCGGCAATGCGGTTTCCTGGATGAGCCCCTTCAGCGTCGCCATAGCCCAGGGAATTGCAGGCATACCGGTGCTTTCCGGAGCGACGTTCAGGCTTATAATGTGGTGCATCGTGACTGCCCTTTCTGCCGGATATATGATGATATATGCAGAAAAAATCAGAAAAAACCCCGAACTGTCCGTCGTTTATAATTCAGACAACTATTTCAGGAATAAAATAGAAAACACCACAGAGGAGGAAAGGCGCTTCACACTAGGGCATAAACTTATATTGTTAGAGATGCTCGCCGTGTTGATCTGGATCATTTGGGGCGTTACGACAAAGGAATACTATATCCCTGAAATTGCATCCCAGTTCTTTGTAATGGGTTTTGCCGCCGGTGTGACGGCAATTATCTTCAAACTGAACAACATGGGGATAAATGAGATGGCGTCCTCTTTCCAGAGCGGCGTGGCCGATCTTGCAGGGACCGCAGTTGTGGTCGGCATGGCAAAAGGAATACTCCTAGTTCTTGGTGGTGCCGATGCATCTGTCGCATCAACACTTAATACCGTACTGTACAGCATTGGTAATCTGCTGGATGGAGTCCCTGCAGTTGTCACAGCATGGTGCATGTACGTATTCCAGAGCTTGTTCAACCTCGTCGTGACATCCAATTCAGGACAGGCCGCCCTTACGATGCCTATCATGGCACCTCTCTCCGATGTTGTCGGGGTGTCCAGGCAGATCGCAGTATTGGCCTACCAGATGGGAGCCGGTTTCGTCGATGCTTTCACGCCTGTATCCGCAAGTCTGATCGGAGTCCTTGGGGTTGCGCGTATTGACTGGTCGACATGGGCGAAATTCCAGATAAAGATGCAGGGCTTCTTTTTCCTGATGGGTACTGTTGCGATCATTATAGCAATAGCAATAAATTTCCAATAA
- a CDS encoding imidazoleglycerol-phosphate dehydratase, with product MRTEFTRNTNETEISLMLEYPGEERNIDIGCGFFTHMLDLMCHRAGLGLFIKAEGDVEVDCHHLVEDIGISLGRALRTIAGSGPANRYGWCLLPMDGSLARVALDLSGRGGAYWSGSFSSEKCGDFDLELVPEFFRAIAREGGITLHIAILEADNSHHAAEAIFKGVGMALRQALSPALQDPSTKGIWL from the coding sequence ATGAGGACCGAGTTTACGCGAAATACCAACGAAACAGAGATATCGCTTATGCTTGAATATCCGGGCGAAGAGAGAAATATCGATATCGGCTGCGGTTTTTTCACACATATGCTGGATCTTATGTGCCATCGGGCCGGATTGGGCCTTTTCATCAAGGCTGAGGGCGACGTCGAGGTCGATTGCCACCATCTTGTTGAGGATATCGGCATAAGCCTTGGCCGTGCGCTTCGTACAATAGCGGGGTCCGGTCCTGCCAACAGGTATGGCTGGTGCCTGCTTCCCATGGATGGTTCGCTTGCGCGTGTCGCGCTTGATTTGAGCGGCCGCGGAGGTGCTTACTGGAGCGGCTCGTTCTCCTCAGAAAAGTGCGGCGATTTTGACCTTGAGCTGGTCCCGGAATTTTTCAGGGCCATCGCACGCGAGGGCGGCATAACGCTCCACATTGCAATACTTGAGGCTGACAATTCGCACCATGCTGCCGAGGCCATCTTCAAGGGAGTCGGCATGGCGCTGCGCCAGGCACTCTCTCCGGCATTGCAGGATCCAAGCACGAAGGGTATCTGGCTGTGA
- the hisH gene encoding imidazole glycerol phosphate synthase subunit HisH produces the protein MIAIIDYGAGNLQSVRNALDHIGCPNVVASNAEEITSADGVILPGVGAFGSAMAEINKRGLAETIRELAASGKPFLGICAGMQLFFEWSEESPGVPGLGIMPGKVLLFPSGKGLKIPHIGWNSINTDKKSRLLGALPQGACMYFVHSYYVKAQNRESVTAVSEYGVEFDAAVEENNLFGCQFHPEKSGAAGLSILQRFTELAGGVR, from the coding sequence ATGATAGCAATAATCGACTATGGAGCGGGGAATCTCCAGAGCGTGCGCAATGCGCTTGACCACATCGGCTGCCCTAACGTTGTGGCTTCAAATGCTGAGGAAATCACATCGGCAGATGGGGTTATACTTCCGGGCGTCGGTGCGTTCGGAAGTGCGATGGCTGAGATAAATAAACGGGGTTTGGCTGAGACTATAAGGGAATTGGCTGCAAGCGGGAAGCCTTTTCTGGGTATCTGCGCCGGGATGCAACTCTTTTTTGAATGGAGCGAGGAGAGCCCGGGTGTTCCCGGTTTGGGCATTATGCCGGGGAAAGTGTTGCTGTTCCCGTCAGGTAAAGGGCTGAAAATACCCCATATCGGCTGGAACTCAATAAATACCGATAAGAAAAGCAGACTGTTGGGTGCATTGCCTCAGGGGGCCTGCATGTATTTCGTTCACTCGTATTATGTGAAGGCTCAGAACAGAGAATCGGTCACCGCAGTATCGGAATACGGAGTGGAATTCGATGCCGCAGTTGAAGAGAACAATCTTTTCGGCTGTCAGTTCCATCCGGAAAAGAGCGGAGCTGCAGGACTGTCCATATTACAACGTTTTACAGAACTTGCCGGAGGTGTCAGATAA